From Ailuropoda melanoleuca isolate Jingjing chromosome 8, ASM200744v2, whole genome shotgun sequence, a single genomic window includes:
- the VPS11 gene encoding vacuolar protein sorting-associated protein 11 homolog isoform X1, whose protein sequence is MAAYLQWRRFVFFDKELVKEPLGNDGAAPAAAPASGPAASKFLCLPPGITVCDSGRGSLVFGDMEGQIWFLPRSLQLTGFQAYKLRVTHLYQLKQHNILASVGEDEEGINPLVKIWNLEKRDGGNPLCTRIFPAIPGTEPTVVSCLTVHENLNFMAIGFTDGSVTLNKGDITRDRHSKTQILHKGNYPVTGLAFRQAGKTTHLFVVTTENVQSYIVSGKDYPRVELDTHGCGLRCSALSDPSQDLQFIVAGDECVYLYQPDERGPCFAFEGHKLIAHWFRGYLVIVSRDRKVSPKSEFTSRDSQSSDKQILNIYDLCNKFIAYSAVFEDVVDVLAEWGSLYVLTRDGRVHALQEKDTQTKLEMLFKKNLFEMAINLAKSQHLDSDGLAQIFMQYGDHLYSKGNHDGAVQQYIRTIGKLEPSYVIRKFLDAQRIHNLTAYLQTLHRQSLANADHTTLLLNCYTKLKDSSKLEEFIKTKSESEVHFDVETAIKVLRQAGYYSHALYLAENHAHHEWYLKIQLEDIKNYQEALRYIGKLPFEQAESNMKRYGKILMHHIPEQTTQLLKGLCTDYQPSLEGRGDREVPGCRANSEEFIPIFANNPRELKAFLEHMSEVQPDSPQGIYDTLLELRLQNWAHEKDPQVKEKLHAEAISLLKSGRFCDVFDKALVLCQMHDFQDGVLYLYEQGKLFQQIMHYHMQHEQYRQVVAVCERHGEQEPSLWEQALSYFARKEEDCKEYVAAVLKHIENKNLMPPLLVVQTLAHNSTATLSVIRDYLVQKLQKQSQQIAQDELRVRRYREETTRIRQEIQELKASPKIFQKTKCSICNSALELPSVHFLCGHSFHQHCFESYSESDADCPTCLPENRKVMDMIRAQEQKRDLHDQFQHQLKCSNDSFSVIADYFGRGVFNKLTLLTDPPTARLTASLEAGLQRDLLMHSRRGT, encoded by the exons ATGGCGGCCTACCTGCAGTGGCGGCGCTTCGTTTTCTTCGACAAGGAGCTGGTGAAGGAGCCGCTAGGCAATGATGGGGCTGCTCCCGCGGCTGCACCTGCCTCAGGACCCGCTGCTTCCAAGTTCCTTTGCCTCCCTCCCGGCATCACTGTCTGCGACTCGGGCCGAGGGAGCCTAGTTTTTGGAG ATATGGAAGGCCAAATCTGGTTCTTGCCTCGCTCCCTACAGCTGACAGGCTTCCAGGCCTACAAACTGCGGGTGACACACCTGTACCAACTGAAGCAGCACAATATTTTGGCATCTGTTGGTGAAGATGAAGAAGGCATCAACCCCCTG GTGAAGATCTGGAACCTGGAGAAGAGAGATGGTGGCAATCCACTCTGCACCCGAATCTTCCCTGCCATCCCAGGAACAGAGCCGACTGTTGTGTCTTGTTTGACTGTCCATGAAAATCTCAACTTTATGGCCATCG GTTTCACAGATGGCAGTGTTACATTGAACAAAGGAGACATCACCCGGGACCGGCACAGCAAGACCCAAATCCTGCACAAGGGCAACTATCCTGTAACTGGGCTGGCCTTTCGCCAAGCAGGAAAAACCACTCATTTGTTTGTTGTGACAACTGAGAACGTTCAG TCCTATATAGTTTCTGGAAAGGACTACCCTCGTGTGGAGTTGGACACCCATGGTTGTGGCCTGCGCTGCTCAGCCCTAAGCGACCCTTCACAGGACCTGCAGTTCATAGTGGCCGGGGATGAATGTGTCTATTTGTACCAGCCTGATGAACGTGGGCCCTGCTTTGCCTTTGAGGGCCATAAACTCATCGCTCACTGGTTTAGAGGCTACCTTGTCATTGTCTCCCGTGACCGGAAGGTTTCTCCCAA gTCAGAGTTTACCAGTAGGGACTCACAGAGCTCCGACAAGCAGATTCTCAACATCTATGACCTGTGCAACAAGTTCATAGCCTATAGCGCCGTCTTTGAGGATGTAGTGGATGTGCTtgctgagtggggctccctgtaCGTGCTGACGCGGGATGGGCGGGTCCACGCACTGCAGGAGAAGGACACACAGACCAAACTGGAG ATGCTGTTTAAGAAGAACCTATTTGAGATGGCCATTAACCTGGCCAAGAGCCAGCACCTGGACAGTGATGGGTTGGCCCAGATCTTCATGCAGTATGGGGACCATCTCTACAGCAAGGGCAACCATGATGGGGCTGTTCAGCAGTATATCCG AACCATTGGAAAGTTGGAGCCGTCCTATGTGATCCGCAAGTTTCTCGATGCCCAGCGCATCCACAACCTGACCGCCTACTTGCAGACCCTGCACCGGCAGTCCCTGGCCAACGCCGACCACACCACCCTGCTGCTCAACTGCTATACCAAGCTCAAGGACAGCTCGAAGCTAGAGGAGTTCATCAAG ACAAAGAGCGAGAGTGAAGTCCACTTTGATGTGGAGACAGCCATCAAGGTCCTCCGGCAGGCTGGCTACTACTCCCATGCCCTCTATTTGGCTGAGAACCATGCACATCACGAATGGTACTTAAAGATCCAGCTAGAGGACATCAAG AATTATCAGGAAGCCCTGCGGTATATCGGCAAGCTGCCTTTTGAGCAAGCTGAGAGCAACATGAAACGCTACGGCAAGATCCTCATGCATCATATACCAGAGCAGACGACCCAGCTGCTGAAAGGACTCTGTACGGACTACCAGCCTAGCCTCGAAGGCCGAGGCGATCGGGAGGTTCCAGGCTGCAGG gcCAACTCAGAGGAGTTCATCCCCATCTTCGCTAACAACCCTCGAGAGTTGAAAGCTTTCCTGGAACACATGAGTGAAGTCCAGCCCGACTCACCACAGGGCATCTATGACACGCTGCTGGAGCTGCGACTGCAGAACTGGGCCCACGAGAAAGATCCACAG gtcaAAGAGAAGCTTCATGCAGAGGCCATCTCCCTGCTGAAGAGCGGCCGCTTTTGCGACGTCTTTGACAAGGCCCTGGTCCTCTGCCAGATGCACGACTTCCAGGATGGGGTCCTTTACCTCTATGAACAGGGGAAGCT GTTCCAGCAGATCATGCACTACCACATGCAGCACGAGCAGTACCGGCAGGTGGTGGCCGTGTGCGAGCGCCACGGGGAGCAGGAGCCTTCCCTGTGGGAGCAGGCACTCAGCTACTTCGCCCGGAAGGAGGAGGACTGCAAGGAGTACGTGGCAGCTGTGCTGAAGCACATTGAGAACAAGAACCTCATGCCACCCCTACTAG TGGTGCAGACACTGGCACACAACTCCACAGCCACCCTGTCTGTCATCCGTGATTACCTGGTCCAAAAACTGCAGAAACAGAGCCAGCAGATTGCACAGGACGAGCTCCGGGTGCGGCGGTACCGAGAGGAGACCACGCGCATCCGCCAGGAGATCCAGGAGCTCAAGGCGAG TCCGAAGATCTTCCAGAAGACCAAGTGCAGCATCTGTAACAGTGCCTTGGAGTTGCCCTCAGTCCACTTTCTCTGCGGCCACTCCTTCCACCAACACTGCTTTGAGAGTTACTCAGAAAGTGATGCCGActgccccacctgcctccctgaaAACCGGAAGGTCATGGATATGATCCGGGCCCAGGAACAGAAACGTGATCTGCACGATCAGTTCCAGCACCAG CTCAAGTGCTCCAACGACAGCTTCTCTGTGATTGCGGACTACTTTGGCCGAGGTGTTTTCAACAAATTGACTCTCCTGACCGACCCTCCCACGGCCAGGCTCACTGCAAGCCTGGAGGCTGGGTTGCAGCGGGACCTGCTCATGCACTCCAGGAGGGGCACTTAA
- the HMBS gene encoding porphobilinogen deaminase isoform X1: protein MSGNGNLAAAAEENGPKMRVIRVGTRKSQLARIQTDSVVAMLKAFYPGLQFEIVAMSTTGDKILDTALSKIGEKSLFTKELEHALEKNEVDLVVHSLKDLPTVLPPGFTIGAICKRENPYDAVVFHPKFVGKTLETLPEKSVVGTSSLRRAAQLQRKFPHLEFKSIRGNLNTRLRKLDELQEFSAIILAAAGLQRMGWQHRVGQILHPEECMYAVGQGALGVEVRAKDQDMLDLVGVLHDPETLLRCIAERAFLRHLEGGCSVPVAVHTAMKDGQLYLTGGVWSLDGSDSMQETMQATIRVTAQLEDGPEDDPQLVGITARNIPREAQLAAENLGISLASLLLNKGAKNILDVARQLNDAH from the exons ATGTCTGGTAACGGCAACCTGGCCGCGGCGGCG GAAGAAAACGGCCCAAAGATGAGAGTGATTCGTGTGGGTACCCGAAAGAGCCAG CTGGCTCGCATACAGACAGACAGTGTGGTGGCAATGCTGAAAGCCTTCTATCCAGGTCTGCAGTTCGAAATTG TTGCTATGTCCACCACAGGGGACAAGATTCTTGATACTGCACTCTCTAAG ATTGGAGAGAAGAGCCTGTTTACCAAGGAGCTGGAACATGCGCTGGAGAAAAATGA AGTGGACCTGGTTGTTCATTCCCTGAAGGACTTGCCCACTGTGCTTCCTCCCGGCTTTACCATTGGAGCCATCTGCAA gCGGGAGAACCCCTATGATGCTGTTGTCTTTCACCCAAAATTTGTTGGGAAGACCCTAGAAACCTTGCCAGAGAAGAG TGTGGTGGGAACCAGCTCCCTGCGGAGAGCGGCCCAGCTGCAGAGAAAGTTCCCACACCTGGAGTTCAAGAGCATT CGGGGAAACCTCAACACGCGGCTGCGGAAGCTGGATGAGCTGCAGGAGTTCAGCGCCATCATCCTGGCCGCTGCTGGCCTACAGCGCATGGGCTGGCAGCACCGGGTGGGGCAG ATCCTACACCCAGAGGAATGCATGTATGCTGTGGGTCAG GGGGCCCTGGGCGTGGAAGTCCGAGCCAAGGACCAGGACATGCTGGATCTGGTGGGTGTGTTGCACGACCCCGAGACTCTGCTTCGCTGCATTGCTGAGCGAGCCTTCCTGAGGCACCTG GAAGGAGGCTGCAGTGTGCCAGTGGCAGTGCATACGGCTATGAAGGATGGGCAG CTGTACCTGACTGGAGGAGTCTGGAGTCTCGACGGCTCAGATAGCATGCAAGAGACCATGCAGGCCACCATCCGTGTCACTGCCCAG CTTGAAGATGGCCCCGAGGATGATCCCCAGCTGGTGGGGATCACTGCCCGGAACATTCCACGAGAAGCCCAGCTGGCTGCTGAGAACCTGGGCATCAGCCTGGCCAGTTTGTTGCtgaacaaaggagccaagaacatactGGATGTTGCACGGCAGCTTAACGATGCCCACTAA
- the DPAGT1 gene encoding UDP-N-acetylglucosamine--dolichyl-phosphate N-acetylglucosaminephosphotransferase isoform X2, translating into MWAFPELPMPLLVNLIGSLLGFVATVTLIPAFRGHFIAAHLCGQDLNKTGRQQIPESQGVISGAVFLIILFCFIPFPFLNCFMEERCKAFPHHEFVALIGALLAICCMIFLGFADDVLNLRWRHKLLLPTAASLPLLMVYFTNFGNTTIVVPKPFRPILGLHLDLGILYYVYMGLLAVFCTNAINILAGINGLEAGQSLVISASIIVFNLVELEGDYRDDHVFSLYFMIPFFFTTLGLLYHNWYPSRVFVGDTFCYFAGMTFAVVGILGHFSKTMLLFFMPQVFNFLYSLPQLLHIIPCPRHRIPRLNTKTGKLEMSYSKFKTKSLSFLGTFILKVTGQ; encoded by the exons ATGTGGGCCTTCCCGGAGTTGCCAATGCCGCTGCTAGTGAATTTGATCGGCTCGCTGCTGGGATTTGTGGCCACGGTCACCCTCATCCCCGCCTTCCGTGGCCACTTCATCGCCGCGCACCTTTGTGGCCAGGACCTCAACAAAACCGGCCGTCAGCAAAT CCCAGAGTCCCAGGGAGTGATCAGCGGTGCTGTTTTCCTTATCATCCTCTTCTGCTTcatccctttccctttcctgaaCTGCTTTATGGAGGAGCGGTGTAAAGCCTTCCCGCACCATGAA TTTGTGGCCCTGATAGGTGCGCTCCTTGCCATCTGCTGCATGATTTTCCTGGGCTTTGCGGATGATGTACTGAATCTTCGCTGGCGCCATAAGCTGCTGCTGCCTACAGCTGCCTCACTACCTCTTCTCATGGTCTATTTCACCAACTTTGGCAACACGACCATTGTGGTGCCTAAGCCTTTCCGGCCGATTCTTGGCCTGCATCTGGACTTGG GGATCCTGTACTATGTCTACATGGGGCTGCTGGCAGTGTTCTGTACCAACGCCATCAATATCCTAGCAGGAATTAATGGCCTAGAGGCTGGCCAGTCACTAGTCATTTCTGCTTCCATCATCGTCTTCAATCTGGTGGAGCTGGAAG GTGATTATCGGGATGACCATGTCTTTTCCCTCTACTTCATGATACCCTTTTTTTTCACCACCTTGGGGTTGCTCTACCATAACTG GTACCCGTCACGGGTGTTTGTGGGAGATACCTTCTGTTACTTTGCTGGCATGACCTTTGCCGTGGTGGGCATCTTGGGACACTTCAGCAAGACCATGCTACTCTTCTTCATGCCCCAGGTGTTCAACTTCCTCTACTCACTGCCTCAGCTCCTGCATATCATACCCTGCCCTCGCCACCGTATTCCCAG ACTCAATACCAAGACAGGCAAACTGGAGATGAGCTATTCCAAGTTCAAGACCAAGAGCCTCTCTTTCTTGGGCACCTTTATTCTAAAGGTAACAGGGCAATAA
- the DPAGT1 gene encoding UDP-N-acetylglucosamine--dolichyl-phosphate N-acetylglucosaminephosphotransferase isoform X1: MWAFPELPMPLLVNLIGSLLGFVATVTLIPAFRGHFIAAHLCGQDLNKTGRQQIPESQGVISGAVFLIILFCFIPFPFLNCFMEERCKAFPHHEFVALIGALLAICCMIFLGFADDVLNLRWRHKLLLPTAASLPLLMVYFTNFGNTTIVVPKPFRPILGLHLDLGILYYVYMGLLAVFCTNAINILAGINGLEAGQSLVISASIIVFNLVELEGDYRDDHVFSLYFMIPFFFTTLGLLYHNWYPSRVFVGDTFCYFAGMTFAVVGILGHFSKTMLLFFMPQVFNFLYSLPQLLHIIPCPRHRIPRLNTKTGKLEMSYSKFKTKSLSFLGTFILKVAESLQLVTVRQSEHEDGAFTECNNMTLINLLLKVVGPMHERNLTLLLLLLQILGSALTFSIRYQLVRLFYDV, encoded by the exons ATGTGGGCCTTCCCGGAGTTGCCAATGCCGCTGCTAGTGAATTTGATCGGCTCGCTGCTGGGATTTGTGGCCACGGTCACCCTCATCCCCGCCTTCCGTGGCCACTTCATCGCCGCGCACCTTTGTGGCCAGGACCTCAACAAAACCGGCCGTCAGCAAAT CCCAGAGTCCCAGGGAGTGATCAGCGGTGCTGTTTTCCTTATCATCCTCTTCTGCTTcatccctttccctttcctgaaCTGCTTTATGGAGGAGCGGTGTAAAGCCTTCCCGCACCATGAA TTTGTGGCCCTGATAGGTGCGCTCCTTGCCATCTGCTGCATGATTTTCCTGGGCTTTGCGGATGATGTACTGAATCTTCGCTGGCGCCATAAGCTGCTGCTGCCTACAGCTGCCTCACTACCTCTTCTCATGGTCTATTTCACCAACTTTGGCAACACGACCATTGTGGTGCCTAAGCCTTTCCGGCCGATTCTTGGCCTGCATCTGGACTTGG GGATCCTGTACTATGTCTACATGGGGCTGCTGGCAGTGTTCTGTACCAACGCCATCAATATCCTAGCAGGAATTAATGGCCTAGAGGCTGGCCAGTCACTAGTCATTTCTGCTTCCATCATCGTCTTCAATCTGGTGGAGCTGGAAG GTGATTATCGGGATGACCATGTCTTTTCCCTCTACTTCATGATACCCTTTTTTTTCACCACCTTGGGGTTGCTCTACCATAACTG GTACCCGTCACGGGTGTTTGTGGGAGATACCTTCTGTTACTTTGCTGGCATGACCTTTGCCGTGGTGGGCATCTTGGGACACTTCAGCAAGACCATGCTACTCTTCTTCATGCCCCAGGTGTTCAACTTCCTCTACTCACTGCCTCAGCTCCTGCATATCATACCCTGCCCTCGCCACCGTATTCCCAG ACTCAATACCAAGACAGGCAAACTGGAGATGAGCTATTCCAAGTTCAAGACCAAGAGCCTCTCTTTCTTGGGCACCTTTATTCTAAAG GTGGCAGAGAGCCTCCAGCTAGTGACGGTGCGCCAGAGTGAGCATGAGGATGGTGCCTTCACGGAGTGTAACAACATGACCCTCATCAACTTGCTCCTTAAGGTCGTCGGGCCCATGCATGAGAGAAACCTGACTCTGCTCCTGCTGCTACTACAG ATCCTTGGCAGTGCTCTCACCTTCTCCATTCGGTACCAGCTTGTCCGGCTCTTCTACGATGTCTGA
- the HMBS gene encoding porphobilinogen deaminase isoform X2: MRVIRVGTRKSQLARIQTDSVVAMLKAFYPGLQFEIVAMSTTGDKILDTALSKIGEKSLFTKELEHALEKNEVDLVVHSLKDLPTVLPPGFTIGAICKRENPYDAVVFHPKFVGKTLETLPEKSVVGTSSLRRAAQLQRKFPHLEFKSIRGNLNTRLRKLDELQEFSAIILAAAGLQRMGWQHRVGQILHPEECMYAVGQGALGVEVRAKDQDMLDLVGVLHDPETLLRCIAERAFLRHLEGGCSVPVAVHTAMKDGQLYLTGGVWSLDGSDSMQETMQATIRVTAQLEDGPEDDPQLVGITARNIPREAQLAAENLGISLASLLLNKGAKNILDVARQLNDAH, from the exons ATGAGAGTGATTCGTGTGGGTACCCGAAAGAGCCAG CTGGCTCGCATACAGACAGACAGTGTGGTGGCAATGCTGAAAGCCTTCTATCCAGGTCTGCAGTTCGAAATTG TTGCTATGTCCACCACAGGGGACAAGATTCTTGATACTGCACTCTCTAAG ATTGGAGAGAAGAGCCTGTTTACCAAGGAGCTGGAACATGCGCTGGAGAAAAATGA AGTGGACCTGGTTGTTCATTCCCTGAAGGACTTGCCCACTGTGCTTCCTCCCGGCTTTACCATTGGAGCCATCTGCAA gCGGGAGAACCCCTATGATGCTGTTGTCTTTCACCCAAAATTTGTTGGGAAGACCCTAGAAACCTTGCCAGAGAAGAG TGTGGTGGGAACCAGCTCCCTGCGGAGAGCGGCCCAGCTGCAGAGAAAGTTCCCACACCTGGAGTTCAAGAGCATT CGGGGAAACCTCAACACGCGGCTGCGGAAGCTGGATGAGCTGCAGGAGTTCAGCGCCATCATCCTGGCCGCTGCTGGCCTACAGCGCATGGGCTGGCAGCACCGGGTGGGGCAG ATCCTACACCCAGAGGAATGCATGTATGCTGTGGGTCAG GGGGCCCTGGGCGTGGAAGTCCGAGCCAAGGACCAGGACATGCTGGATCTGGTGGGTGTGTTGCACGACCCCGAGACTCTGCTTCGCTGCATTGCTGAGCGAGCCTTCCTGAGGCACCTG GAAGGAGGCTGCAGTGTGCCAGTGGCAGTGCATACGGCTATGAAGGATGGGCAG CTGTACCTGACTGGAGGAGTCTGGAGTCTCGACGGCTCAGATAGCATGCAAGAGACCATGCAGGCCACCATCCGTGTCACTGCCCAG CTTGAAGATGGCCCCGAGGATGATCCCCAGCTGGTGGGGATCACTGCCCGGAACATTCCACGAGAAGCCCAGCTGGCTGCTGAGAACCTGGGCATCAGCCTGGCCAGTTTGTTGCtgaacaaaggagccaagaacatactGGATGTTGCACGGCAGCTTAACGATGCCCACTAA
- the VPS11 gene encoding vacuolar protein sorting-associated protein 11 homolog isoform X2, with product MASVGHRGSCCVPLSFRWAPSALLWLEGRKKEVHSLTCCQLSSPGRLLDYSAHMEGQIWFLPRSLQLTGFQAYKLRVTHLYQLKQHNILASVGEDEEGINPLVKIWNLEKRDGGNPLCTRIFPAIPGTEPTVVSCLTVHENLNFMAIGFTDGSVTLNKGDITRDRHSKTQILHKGNYPVTGLAFRQAGKTTHLFVVTTENVQSYIVSGKDYPRVELDTHGCGLRCSALSDPSQDLQFIVAGDECVYLYQPDERGPCFAFEGHKLIAHWFRGYLVIVSRDRKVSPKSEFTSRDSQSSDKQILNIYDLCNKFIAYSAVFEDVVDVLAEWGSLYVLTRDGRVHALQEKDTQTKLEMLFKKNLFEMAINLAKSQHLDSDGLAQIFMQYGDHLYSKGNHDGAVQQYIRTIGKLEPSYVIRKFLDAQRIHNLTAYLQTLHRQSLANADHTTLLLNCYTKLKDSSKLEEFIKTKSESEVHFDVETAIKVLRQAGYYSHALYLAENHAHHEWYLKIQLEDIKNYQEALRYIGKLPFEQAESNMKRYGKILMHHIPEQTTQLLKGLCTDYQPSLEGRGDREVPGCRANSEEFIPIFANNPRELKAFLEHMSEVQPDSPQGIYDTLLELRLQNWAHEKDPQVKEKLHAEAISLLKSGRFCDVFDKALVLCQMHDFQDGVLYLYEQGKLFQQIMHYHMQHEQYRQVVAVCERHGEQEPSLWEQALSYFARKEEDCKEYVAAVLKHIENKNLMPPLLVVQTLAHNSTATLSVIRDYLVQKLQKQSQQIAQDELRVRRYREETTRIRQEIQELKASPKIFQKTKCSICNSALELPSVHFLCGHSFHQHCFESYSESDADCPTCLPENRKVMDMIRAQEQKRDLHDQFQHQLKCSNDSFSVIADYFGRGVFNKLTLLTDPPTARLTASLEAGLQRDLLMHSRRGT from the exons ATGGCATCTGTCGGGCACAGGGGTTCGTGTTGCGTGCCACTTTCCTTTAGATGGGCACCCAGTGCTCTTCTGTGGcttgagggaagaaagaaggaagtgcATTCTCTAACTTGTTGCCAACTGAGCAGtcctgg GAGGCTCCTTGACTATTCTGCACATATGGAAGGCCAAATCTGGTTCTTGCCTCGCTCCCTACAGCTGACAGGCTTCCAGGCCTACAAACTGCGGGTGACACACCTGTACCAACTGAAGCAGCACAATATTTTGGCATCTGTTGGTGAAGATGAAGAAGGCATCAACCCCCTG GTGAAGATCTGGAACCTGGAGAAGAGAGATGGTGGCAATCCACTCTGCACCCGAATCTTCCCTGCCATCCCAGGAACAGAGCCGACTGTTGTGTCTTGTTTGACTGTCCATGAAAATCTCAACTTTATGGCCATCG GTTTCACAGATGGCAGTGTTACATTGAACAAAGGAGACATCACCCGGGACCGGCACAGCAAGACCCAAATCCTGCACAAGGGCAACTATCCTGTAACTGGGCTGGCCTTTCGCCAAGCAGGAAAAACCACTCATTTGTTTGTTGTGACAACTGAGAACGTTCAG TCCTATATAGTTTCTGGAAAGGACTACCCTCGTGTGGAGTTGGACACCCATGGTTGTGGCCTGCGCTGCTCAGCCCTAAGCGACCCTTCACAGGACCTGCAGTTCATAGTGGCCGGGGATGAATGTGTCTATTTGTACCAGCCTGATGAACGTGGGCCCTGCTTTGCCTTTGAGGGCCATAAACTCATCGCTCACTGGTTTAGAGGCTACCTTGTCATTGTCTCCCGTGACCGGAAGGTTTCTCCCAA gTCAGAGTTTACCAGTAGGGACTCACAGAGCTCCGACAAGCAGATTCTCAACATCTATGACCTGTGCAACAAGTTCATAGCCTATAGCGCCGTCTTTGAGGATGTAGTGGATGTGCTtgctgagtggggctccctgtaCGTGCTGACGCGGGATGGGCGGGTCCACGCACTGCAGGAGAAGGACACACAGACCAAACTGGAG ATGCTGTTTAAGAAGAACCTATTTGAGATGGCCATTAACCTGGCCAAGAGCCAGCACCTGGACAGTGATGGGTTGGCCCAGATCTTCATGCAGTATGGGGACCATCTCTACAGCAAGGGCAACCATGATGGGGCTGTTCAGCAGTATATCCG AACCATTGGAAAGTTGGAGCCGTCCTATGTGATCCGCAAGTTTCTCGATGCCCAGCGCATCCACAACCTGACCGCCTACTTGCAGACCCTGCACCGGCAGTCCCTGGCCAACGCCGACCACACCACCCTGCTGCTCAACTGCTATACCAAGCTCAAGGACAGCTCGAAGCTAGAGGAGTTCATCAAG ACAAAGAGCGAGAGTGAAGTCCACTTTGATGTGGAGACAGCCATCAAGGTCCTCCGGCAGGCTGGCTACTACTCCCATGCCCTCTATTTGGCTGAGAACCATGCACATCACGAATGGTACTTAAAGATCCAGCTAGAGGACATCAAG AATTATCAGGAAGCCCTGCGGTATATCGGCAAGCTGCCTTTTGAGCAAGCTGAGAGCAACATGAAACGCTACGGCAAGATCCTCATGCATCATATACCAGAGCAGACGACCCAGCTGCTGAAAGGACTCTGTACGGACTACCAGCCTAGCCTCGAAGGCCGAGGCGATCGGGAGGTTCCAGGCTGCAGG gcCAACTCAGAGGAGTTCATCCCCATCTTCGCTAACAACCCTCGAGAGTTGAAAGCTTTCCTGGAACACATGAGTGAAGTCCAGCCCGACTCACCACAGGGCATCTATGACACGCTGCTGGAGCTGCGACTGCAGAACTGGGCCCACGAGAAAGATCCACAG gtcaAAGAGAAGCTTCATGCAGAGGCCATCTCCCTGCTGAAGAGCGGCCGCTTTTGCGACGTCTTTGACAAGGCCCTGGTCCTCTGCCAGATGCACGACTTCCAGGATGGGGTCCTTTACCTCTATGAACAGGGGAAGCT GTTCCAGCAGATCATGCACTACCACATGCAGCACGAGCAGTACCGGCAGGTGGTGGCCGTGTGCGAGCGCCACGGGGAGCAGGAGCCTTCCCTGTGGGAGCAGGCACTCAGCTACTTCGCCCGGAAGGAGGAGGACTGCAAGGAGTACGTGGCAGCTGTGCTGAAGCACATTGAGAACAAGAACCTCATGCCACCCCTACTAG TGGTGCAGACACTGGCACACAACTCCACAGCCACCCTGTCTGTCATCCGTGATTACCTGGTCCAAAAACTGCAGAAACAGAGCCAGCAGATTGCACAGGACGAGCTCCGGGTGCGGCGGTACCGAGAGGAGACCACGCGCATCCGCCAGGAGATCCAGGAGCTCAAGGCGAG TCCGAAGATCTTCCAGAAGACCAAGTGCAGCATCTGTAACAGTGCCTTGGAGTTGCCCTCAGTCCACTTTCTCTGCGGCCACTCCTTCCACCAACACTGCTTTGAGAGTTACTCAGAAAGTGATGCCGActgccccacctgcctccctgaaAACCGGAAGGTCATGGATATGATCCGGGCCCAGGAACAGAAACGTGATCTGCACGATCAGTTCCAGCACCAG CTCAAGTGCTCCAACGACAGCTTCTCTGTGATTGCGGACTACTTTGGCCGAGGTGTTTTCAACAAATTGACTCTCCTGACCGACCCTCCCACGGCCAGGCTCACTGCAAGCCTGGAGGCTGGGTTGCAGCGGGACCTGCTCATGCACTCCAGGAGGGGCACTTAA
- the LOC100463612 gene encoding histone H2AX, giving the protein MSGRGKTGGKARAKAKSRSSRAGLQFPVGRVHRLLRKGHYAERVGAGAPVYLAAVLEYLTAEILELAGNAARDNKKTRIIPRHLQLAIRNDEELNKLLGGVTIAQGGVLPNIQAVLLPKKTSATVGPKAPAGGKKATQASQEY; this is encoded by the coding sequence ATGTCGGGCCGCGGCAAGACCGGCGGCAAGGCCCGCGCCAAGGCCAAATCGCGCTCGTCGCGCGCGGGCCTCCAGTTTCCAGTGGGCCGCGTGCACCGGCTGCTGCGGAAGGGCCACTACGCCGAGCGGGTCGGCGCCGGCGCGCCGGTGTACCTGGCGGCGGTGCTCGAGTACCTCACCGCGGAGATCCTGGAGCTGGCGGGCAACGCGGCCCGCGACAACAAGAAGACGCGGATCATCCCCCGCCACCTGCAGCTGGCCATCCGCAACGACGAGGAGCTCAACAAGCTGCTGGGCGGCGTGACGATCGCCCAGGGAGGCGTCCTGCCCAACATCCAGGCCGTGCTGCTGCCCAAGAAGACCAGCGCCACCGTGGGGCCGAAGGCGCCCGCGGGCGGCAAGAAGGCCACCCAGGCCTCTCAGGAGTACTGA